The Cloeon dipterum chromosome X, ieCloDipt1.1, whole genome shotgun sequence genome includes a window with the following:
- the LOC135946470 gene encoding uncharacterized protein LOC135946470: protein MRQLLWVTALCLASASQLTEARVELHPGIVYTHAHEKVFSDFYPIVFGAQLPQFIEPMRIRFDANRNNKTKHALENMTYVLGEGDEELQQFAREQFDAVSEQVKFRREKRALFGFVGTFLSFCCGVVSEDELPPTGPAMRDHLRALNKQVTEAFDAVTGNNRKVTEFLAHMREKMIRFHDQVMNMVDRMTKEEDAALIDNMAQAYIRMIHMQTHTMNNWNVQYMEQILNSCAARSLDPMVVSKKELRKALLVLNIHLQKNNRKIVYTIEEIAAYYGTGLVRCNFGENKVEFQLQVPVMRIKEEWSILNLQPIDFRFKDHTCALQVPKQVARGVRDMGASVFHATKKSRLAGLAVLEETPVARKMHDCLEKIFGAETTVDQLKQACPLKCTRSTALIVRNLAERDYVITNANGLVMNCGKKSTIVSTEWSLGAVFVYVPCECQLRKGERIMVESKFPCIHQNNYTGIKIVMPQQWLKGAEKSFVQHVTALDNVTTVLDDSWGAAFEGPPQLEEVAVSIYDWSTWPIPKHTNAYATWLIGGLLAWIIVRSPGLLWTGIWTPPPREELRKFRKEVAKMRTYRKPEADRESEADVRGDRPV from the coding sequence ATGCGGCAGCTATTGTGGGTGACGGCACTCTGTCTGGCGAGCGCGAGCCAGCTGACGGAAGCGCGGGTCGAGCTCCATCCAGGGATCGTGTACACTCACGCACATGAGAAGGTATTCTCTGATTTCTATCCAATTGTGTTTGGCGCGCAACTCCCGCAGTTCATTGAGCCAATGCGGATCAGGTTCGATGCGAACAGAAACAACAAGACGAAACACGCGCTAGAGAATATGACGTACGTGTTGGGCGAAGGGGACGAGGAGTTGCAGCAATTCGCGCGAGAACAGTTTGACGCCGTTTCAGAGCAGGTGAAATTCCGGAGGGAAAAGCGTGCGCTGTTTGGGTTTGTCGGAACGTTTTTAAGCTTTTGCTGCGGTGTGGTGTCGGAAGATGAATTGCCCCCGACGGGACCGGCGATGCGCGACCATCTGCGGGCATTAAATAAGCAGGTCACGGAGGCTTTCGATGCCGTGACGGGAAACAACCGGAAAGTTACCGAATTTTTGGCTCATATGCGGGAGAAAATGATTAGATTTCACGACCAGGTAATGAACATGGTCGATCGAATGACGAAGGAGGAAGATGCGGCGCTAATTGATAACATGGCTCAGGCATACATCCGAATGATACATATGCAGACGCACACAATGAACAATTGGAACGTACAATATATGGAGCAAATCCTAAACAGCTGCGCGGCAAGGTCACTGGACCCGATGGTGGTGTCAAAGAAGGAGCTAAGAAAGGCACTGTTGGTTTTAAACATacatttgcagaaaaataatcggAAAATAGTGTACACGATCGAGGAAATTGCTGCGTATTACGGGACGGGCCTGGTTCGGTGTAATTTTGGGGAAAACAAAGTGGAATTTCAATTGCAGGTCCCCGTCATGCGCATCAAGGAGGAGTGGAGCATTTTGAATCTTCAGCCAATTGATTTTCGGTTTAAAGATCACACTTGTGCGTTGCAGGTGCCGAAGCAAGTAGCGCGCGGGGTACGGGACATGGGAGCGAGCGTGTTTCACGCTACGAAGAAAAGCAGACTTGCCGGCCTCGCCGTTCTGGAGGAAACACCCGTGGCGCGCAAGATGCACGATTGCCTCGAGAAAATCTTTGGGGCCGAAACGACCGTAGATCAATTGAAACAAGCGTGCCCGCTGAAGTGCACTCGATCGACGGCGCTGATAGTGCGGAATTTAGCCGAGCGCGATTACGTCATAACGAACGCGAACGGCTTAGTGATGAATTGCGGAAAGAAAAGCACAATCGTTAGCACGGAGTGGAGTTTGGGAGCGGTATTCGTCTACGTGCCGTGCGAATGCCAGCTGCGAAAAGGGGAAAGAATCATGGTGGAATCAAAATTCCCGTGCATCCATCAAAACAATTACACGGGGATAAAGATCGTGATGCCACAACAGTGGCTGAAGGGCGCAGAAAAGAGTTTCGTTCAGCACGTCACGGCGCTGGATAACGTGACGACCGTACTCGATGACAGCTGGGGCGCGGCTTTTGAAGGGCCGCCGCAGTTGGAGGAGGTCGCGGTTTCGATCTATGACTGGTCGACTTGGCCCATTCCGAAGCATACAAATGCTTACGCGACTTGGCTTATCGGCGGATTGTTGGCCTGGATCATCGTTCGCAGTCCGGGACTGCTCTGGACGGGAATTTGGACACCCCCTCCGCGAGAGGAGTTGAGGAAATTTCGGAAGGAGGTGGCCAAAATGAGAACGTACCGCAAACCGGAAGCGGACCGAGAGTCTGAGGCCGATGTAAGGGGGGACAGACCCGTTTAA